One segment of Balaenoptera ricei isolate mBalRic1 chromosome 8, mBalRic1.hap2, whole genome shotgun sequence DNA contains the following:
- the CST6 gene encoding cystatin-M, protein MARPSLLLPLGLALLALYLLALPRDARARPGDREVGERQDLSPNDPQVRKATQAAMATYNMGSNSIYYFRDTTILRAQSQLVAGIKYYLTVEMGSTACRKNAVAGDHIDLTTCPLAGGVQQEKLRCDFEILMVPWQNSSQLLKHDCVTL, encoded by the exons ATGGCGCGTCCGAGCCTCCTGCTGCCGCTGGGCCTGGCCCTGCTCGCGCTCTACCTCCTGGCGCTGCCCCGCGACGCCCGGGCCCGGCCGGGGGATCGCGAGGTCGGAGAGCGGCAGGACCTGTCGCCCAACGACCCGCAGGTGCGGAAGGCGACGCAGGCGGCCATGGCCACCTACAACATGGGCAGCAACAGCATCTACTACTTCCGCGACACCACCATCCTCCGGGCGCAGAGCCAG ctGGTGGCGGGCATCAAGTACTACCTGACCGTGGAGATGGGGAGCACGGCCTGCCGGAAGAATGCCGTGGCTGGAGACCACATAGACCTCACCACCTGCCCCCTGGCCGGAGGGGTGCAGCAGGAG AAGCTGCGCTGTGACTTTGAGATCCTTATGGTTCCCTGGCAGAACTCCTCCCAACTCCTAAAGCACGACTGTGTGACCCTGTAG
- the GAL3ST3 gene encoding galactose-3-O-sulfotransferase 3 produces the protein MPPILQRLQQATKMSRRKILLLVLGCSTLSLLIHQGAQLSWYPKLFPLSCPPLQDSPPRPKHMTVAFLKTHKTAGTTVQNILFRFAERHNLTVALPHPSCEHQFCYPRNFSAHFVHPATRPPHVLASHLRFDRAELQRLMPPGTVYVTILREPAAMFESLFSYYNQYCPAFRRVPNASLEAFLSAPEAYYRAGEHFAMFAHNTLAYDLGGDNERSPRDDAAYLAGLIRQVEEVFSLVMIAEYFDESLVLLRRLLAWDLDDVLYARLNARAASSRLAAIPAALARAARAWNALDAGLYDHFNATFWRRVALAGRACVEREARELREARERLLRRCFGDEPVLRPAAQIRTKQLQPWQPSRKVDIMGYDLPSGRAGPATEACLKLAMPEVQYSSYLLRKQKRRGGVRPRPEPVLDNPPPRPIRALPRGH, from the exons ATGCCACCCATCCTCCAGCGCCTACAGCAGGCCACCAAGATGAGCCGCAGGAAAATCCTGCTGCTGGTGCTAGGATGCAGCACCTTAAGCctcctcatccaccagggggcgcAGCTCAGCTG GTACCCCAAGCTGTTCCCTCTGAGCTGCCCGCCTCTGCAGGACTCTCCGCCGCGCCCCAAGCACATGACCGTAGCCTTTCTGAAGACGCACAAGACTGCGGGCACGACAGTGCAGAACATCCTGTTCCGCTTCGCCGAGCGCCACAACCTGACCGTGGCCCTGCCGCACCCGAGCTGCGAGCACCAGTTCTGCTACCCGCGCAACTTCTCGGCGCACTTCGTGCACCCGGCCACGCGGCCGCCACACGTGCTGGCCAGCCACCTGCGCTTCGACCGCGCGGAGCTGCAGCGCCTCATGCCCCCGGGCACCGTCTACGTCACCATCCTGCGCGAGCCGGCCGCCATGTTCGAGTCGCTCTTCAGCTACTACAACCAGTACTGCCCCGCCTTCCGGCGCGTGCCCAACGCGTCGCTCGAGGCCTTCCTGAGCGCGCCGGAGGCCTACTACCGCGCGGGCGAGCACTTCGCCATGTTCGCGCACAACACGCTGGCCTACGACCTGGGCGGCGACAACGAGCGCAGCCCGCGCGACGACGCCGCCTACCTGGCGGGCCTCATCCGCCAGGTGGAGGAGGTCTTCTCGCTCGTCATGATCGCCGAGTACTTCGACGAGTCGCTCGTGCTGCTGCGGCGCCTGCTGGCCTGGGACCTGGACGACGTGCTCTACGCCAGGCTCAACGCGCGCGCCGCCAGCTCGCGCCTCGCCGCCATCCCCGCGGCTCTCGCGCGGGCCGCGCGCGCCTGGAACGCGCTCGACGCCGGCCTCTACGACCACTTCAACGCCACCTTCTGGCGCCGCGTGGCGCTCGCCGGCCGCGCCTGCGTGGAGCGCGAGGCGCGCGAGTTGCGCGAGGCCCGAGAGCGCCTGCTGCGGCGCTGCTTTGGTGACGAACCTGTGCTGCGGCCTGCGGCGCAGATCCGCACCAAGCAGCTGCAGCCCTGGCAGCCCAGCCGCAAGGTGGACATCATGGGCTATGATCTGCCCAGCGGCCGCGCAGGCCCAGCCACCGAGGCCTGCCTCAAGCTGGCCATGCCCGAGGTGCAGTACTCGAGCTACCTGCTGCGCAAGCAGAAGCGCCGAGGTGGCGTGCGCCCCCGGCCCGAACCGGTCCTGGACAATCCCCCTCCTCGGCCCATCCGGGCGTTGCCCCGGGGCCACTGA
- the BANF1 gene encoding barrier-to-autointegration factor, protein MTTSQKHRDFVAEPMGEKPVGSLAGIGEVLGKKLEEKGFDKAYVVLGQFLVLRKNEDLFREWLKDTCGANAKQSRDCFGCLREWCDAFL, encoded by the exons ATGACAACCTCCCAAAAGCACCGAGACTTCGTGGCAGAGCCCATGGGGGAAAAGCCAGTGGGAAGCCTGGCCGGGATTGGCGAAGTCCTGGGCAAGAAGCTGGAGGAAAAGGGCTTTGACAAG GCCTATGTGGTCCTTGGTCAGTTTCTGGTGCTAAGGAAAAATGAAGATCTTTTCCGGGAATGGCTGAAGGACACGTGCGGCGCGAACGCCAAGCAGTCCCGGGACTGCTTCGGGTGCCTTCGAGAGTGGTGCGACGCGTTCCTGTGA
- the CATSPER1 gene encoding cation channel sperm-associated protein 1: MVESTAITKGCPIPMVSPTIMAYPLIVVDLKTSMTMPSPTIPTTPTTPLTTVRPTIMVEPSTPHPSSWILPVALSSPTIPMVRTTLMMSTTTVAGDIMGGPTNTGSPTTMGDSSNTGSPTTMGGPTNTESPTTMGRPTNIGSPTTVGASTNIESPTTMGDSSNTGSPTTMGGPTNTESPTTMGGPTNIGSPTTMVGFTTTVRFPTIVGFITKHEAHHHRRPASTGSYRHDGHLHGHGAEHHHGEHQHGAQPRDYLLRDHRYGEHRRGSSQLFGPYASHSVASASLAPAYSRQVAPQPSKPDRQSSAFSLARSLNTAHSHPAQTSSKVHPQGSSSKTSESWPKEDEQIQKRKTGRASRTHKKLHTEDLFYSLWEKLSHLIWGLSRMLRKLTDSLAFEGFIVFIVCLNTIMLVAQTFAEVEVRGEWYFMALDSIFLCIYVVEAVLKIIALGLKYFLDPWNNLDFFIMVMAVLDFMLMQVNSSSMRMVYNQSIFRIFKVFKSLRALRAIRVLRRLSFLTSLQEVTGTLARSLPSITAILILMFTCLFLFSVVLRALFRYSDPKRFQNIFTTIFTLFTLLTLDDWSLIYLDSRAEGAWYIIPILMIYIIIQYFIFLNLVIAVLVDNFQMALLKGLEKVKQEKASQIHEKLLDDSLIELIEAEPKEVISGHTIQKQLIEKKFGGMTEKQRELLFHFLQLVSGVEHFQQKFRSQAAVIDEIVDTAFEAGEEDFRK, from the exons ATGGTGGAGTCCACCGCCATCACCAAAGGGTGTCCCATCCCCATGGTGAGTCCCACCATCATGGCATATCCCCTCATCGTGGTGGATCTCAAGACTTCCATGACAATGCCTTCTCCCACCattcccaccacccccaccactccCCTGACCACGGTGAGGCCCACCATCATGGTGGAGCCCTCCACTCCTCATCCCTCTTCCTGGATACTTCCCGTGGCACTTTCATCTCCCACCATTCCTATGGTGAGGACCACTTTGATGATGAGCACCACCACGGTAGCAGGAGACATCATGGGGGGCCCCACCAACACAGGGAGTCCTACCACCATGGGGGACTCCAGCAACACAGGGAGTCCTACCACCATGGGGGGCCCCACCAACACAGAGAGTCCTACCACCATGGGGCGCCCCACCAACATAGGGAGTCCTACCACCGTGGGGGCCTCAACCAACATAGAGAGTCCTACCACCATGGGGGACTCCAGCAACACAGGGAGTCCTACCACCATGGGGGGCCCCACCAACACAGAGAGTCCTACCACCATGGGGGGCCCCACCAACATAGGGAGTCCCACCACCATGGTGGGTTTCACCACCACAGTGAGGTTTCCCACCATAGTGGGCTTTATCACCAAG CATGAAGCCCATCACCACAGAAGGCCTGCCTCCACGGGGTCCTACCGCCATGACGGGCACCTCCACGGCCACGGTGCCGAGCACCACCACGGAGAGCACCAGCACGGCGCACAACCTCGTGATTACCTCCTCCGAGATCACCGCTATGGGGAGCACCGTCGTGGTAGCTCCCAACTCTTTGGCCCATACGCGTCCCACAGCGTGGCCTCAGCCTCCCTCGCCCCTGCCTATTCTCGTCAAGTAGCCCCCCAACCTAGCAAGCCAGACAGACAGAGCTCAGCCTTCAGCTTGGCTCGTTCCCTGAACACAGCGCACTCACACCCTGCCCAGACCTCCAGCAAAGTCCATCCTCAGGGCTCCTCCTCTAAAACCTCGGAAAGCTGGCCCAAAGAAGACGAGCAGATTCAGAAGCGCAAAA CTGGCCGAGCCTCACGAACCCACAAGAAGCTGCACACTGAGGACCTCTTCTATTCGTTGTGGGAAAAATTAAGCCACCTCATTTGGGGCCTTTCAAGAATGCTCAGGAAACTGACTGACTCCCTGGCCTTTGAAGGCTTCATCGTCTTCATCGTCTGCCTCAACACCATCATGCTCGTGGCCCAGACCTTCGCTGAAGTCGAGGTCCGGGGTG AGTGGTACTTCATGGCCTTGGACTCCATCTTCCTCTGCATCTACGTGGTGGAAGCTGTGCTCAAAATCATTGCTCTGGGCCTCAAGTATTTTTTGGACCCCTGGAACAACCTGG ATTTCTTCATTATGGTCATGGCTGTGCTGGACTTCATGCTCATGCAGGTCAACTCTTCCTCCATGCGCATGGTCTACAACCAAAGCATCTTCCGCATCTTCAAGGTCTTCAAGAGCCTGCGAGCCTTGCGAGCTATCCGGGTCCTGCGGAGGCTCAG CTTCCTGACCAGTCTCCAGGAAGTGACCGGGACCCTGGCCCGGTCCTTGCCGTCCATCACCGCCATCCTCATCCTCATGTTCACCTGTCTCT TCCTGTTCTCTGTGGTGCTCCGGGCACTGTTCCGCTACTCTGACCCCAAGCGCTTCCAGAACATCTTCACCACCATCTTCACCCTCTTCACCTTGCTCACCCTGGACGACTGGTCCCTCATCTACCTAGACAGCCGAGCCGAGG GTGCCTGGTACATCATCCCCATTCTCATGATATATATCATCATCCAGTACTTCATCTTCCTCAA CCTGGTGATTGCCGTCCTGGTGGATAACTTCCAGATGGCCCTGCTCAAAGGCCTGGAGAAAGTGAAGCAGGAG AAGGCCTCCCAGATCCATGAGAAGCTACTGGATGACTCACTGATAGAGCTCATCGAAGCAG AGCCTAAAGAGGTGATAAGTGGACACACCATACAGAAGCAGCTCATTGAGAAAAAATTCGGAGGCATGACTGAGAA GCAGCGGGAGCTCCTGTTCCACTTCCTGCAGTTGGTGTCCGGGGTGGAgcattttcagcagaaattccgCTCCCAGGCAGCTGTCATAGATGAGATTGTGGACACCGCATTTGAG GCTGGAGAAGAGGACTTCAGGAAGTGA
- the LOC132370993 gene encoding uncharacterized protein LOC132370993, with translation MYVCDGHEHVLHTFWAATGAGGEVLFPLSCWLRQGWASERPVSQGTFQMPLVSFGSRTDAGSWVRRTKKTRSRVWGPPTCHRYCLGPRVSFTAHGDPYIGIQLGALIDKAAVNSRSSAGAGVRVLSHNPGSGIAGSQDCKPSEDKQRCCEHSLRCRCRCASVLNNASTASDPYNIIFQEGKLSLREAKRHDQGTQGSQVSILCFEDQSSSPVEEETVTCYCERKKCLQRS, from the exons ATGTACGTGTGTGACGGTCACGAGCACGTACTTCACACCTTCTGGGCTGCCACTGGGGCAGGTGGCGAG GTCTTGTTCCCTTTGTCCTGCTGgctgaggcagggctgggcctCTGAGAGGCCAGTGTCACAAGGAACATTCCAGATGCCGTTGGTCTCCTTCGGCTCCAGGACTGATGCGGGAAGTTGGGTGCGACGCACAAAGAAGACCAGATCGAGGGTTTGGGGCCCACCAACCTGTCACAGATACTGCCTGGGCCCGAGGGTGAG tttTACCGCTCATGGAGATCCCTACATAGGGATCCAGCTGGGGGCCCTTATAgacaaagctgctgtgaacagtcGCTCAAGTGCTGGTGCAGGTGTGCGCGTCCTCAGTCACAACCCTGGGAGCGGAATTGCCGGCTCACAGG ACTGTAAGCCCTCTGAGGATAAACAAAGGTGCTGTGAACATTCGCTGAGGTGCCGGTGCAGGTGTGCCAGTGTCCTGAACAATGCCAGCACTGCATCTGATCCTTACAACATCATTTTCCaggaggggaaactgagtctcagagaggccaAGCGCCATGACCAAGGAACACAGGGCTCTCAGGTTTCCATATTATGTTTTGAGGACCAGTCTTCCTCACCCGTAGAAGAAGAAACAGTCACTTGTTAttgtgaaagaaaaaagtgtttgCAAAGATCTTAG